A DNA window from Hemibagrus wyckioides isolate EC202008001 linkage group LG11, SWU_Hwy_1.0, whole genome shotgun sequence contains the following coding sequences:
- the slc38a3b gene encoding sodium-coupled neutral amino acid transporter 3 isoform X2, translating to MEPVQSEMSILVNGKGHDLGDDMNVPMKTIAEEDPNGTQNRYDDPDGTLAENVEFLPGGEGKKPRFTDFEGKTSFGMSVFNLGNAIMGSGILGLAYAMSNTGIILFLFLLTAVAILSSYSIHLMLKASGVVGIRAYEQLGFRAFGTPGKMAAGIAITLQNIGAMSSYLFIVKSEFPLVIQAFLQADVNSGEWYLNGNYLVVLVSVSVILPLALMKQLGYLGYTSGFSLSCMVFFLISVIYKKFHIPCPFEEFMANNTAVHMLTTELPLTDSHHDAHMVDDAQCTPQMFTINSQTAYTIPILAFAFVCHPEVLPIYTELRNPSKKKMQQVSNISIFIMYVMYFLAALFGYLTFYENVEAELLHTYSKIEPYDTLILCVRLAVLTAVTLTVPIVLFPVRRAIQQMIFPNKTFNWIRHIIIAVTLLTFINMLVIFAPNILGIFGIIGATSAPCLIFIFPAVFYIRIVPKEDEPMRSKTKILVSCFSGISWKSLWFL from the exons ATGGAGCCTGTCCAATCAGAGATGAGCATCCTGGTTAACGGGAAAGGTCATGACCTTGGGGACGATATGAATGTGCCAATGAAGACAATAGCAGAGGAAGACCC AAATGGCACTCAAAACAG ATATGATGATCCTGATGGAACCCTGGCTGAAAATGTGGAGTTTCTGCCTGGCGGTGAGGGCAAAAAGCCACGTTTCACTGAT TTTGAAGGAAAGACCTCTTTTGGCATGTCCGTCTTCAATCTCGGCAATGCTATCATGGGCAGTGGGATTCTGGGTCTGGCTTATGCTATGTCCAACACCGGCATCATCCTCTTTTT GTTCCTCCTCACAGCAGTTGCTATTCTTTCATCCTACTCCATTCACCTCATGCTAAAAGCCTCTGGTGTTGTGG GAATCAGAGCCTATGAGCAGCTGGGTTTCCGGGCTTTTGGGACACCTGGCAAAATGGCAGCTGGAATTGCTATAACACTGCAGAACATCGGAG CTATGTCCAGCTACCTGTTCATCGTCAAGTCTGAGTTTCCTCTGGTCATCCAGGCCTTCTTGCAGGCAGATGTCAACTCTGG AGAGTGGTATCTGAATGGCAACTATCTGGTGGTACtggtctctgtatctgtgaTTTTGCCTTTGGCCCTCATGAAGCAGCTCG GTTACCTTGGGTACACCAGTGGCTTCTCTCTCAGTTGCAtggttttcttcctcatttca GTCATTTATAAGAAATTCCACATTCCTTGCCCTTTCGAGGAGTTCATGGCCAATAACACAGCCGTCCACATGCTCACGACCGAGTTACCGTTGACCGACAGTCATCATGATGCACACATGGTGGACGATGCACAGTGCACGCCCCAAATGTTCACAATCAACTCTCAG ACTGCATACACCATACCGATTCTTGCCTTTGCCTTTGTGTGCCACCCGGAAGTGCTGCCCATCTACACTGAGCTGCGCAA CCCatctaaaaagaaaatgcagcagGTCTCCAACATCTCCATCTTCATTATGTACGTCATGTACTTCCTGGCTGCCCTGTTTGGCTATCTGACCTTCTACG AAAACGTTGAGGCCGAGCTGCTGCACACCTACAGCAAGATTGAACCCTACGACACTCTGATCCTGTGTGTGAGATTGGCTGTGCTCACCGCCGTCACACTGACTGTTCCGATCGTGCTGTTCCCT GTGCGCCGGGCCATTCAGCAGATGATCTTCCCCAACAAGACGTTCAACTGGATCCGTCACATCATCATCGCCGTCACCCTCCTCACCTTCATCAACATGCTCGTCATCTTTGCACCGAACATCCTCGGAATCTTTGGAATTATCG GTGCTACCTCTGCTCCCTgcctcatcttcatcttcccTGCTGTCTTTTACATCCGCATCGTCCCCAAAGAAGATGAACCCATGCGCTCCAAAACTAAAATCCTGGTGAGCTGCTTTTCAGGCATCAGTTGGAAGAGCTTGTGGTTCTTGTAG
- the slc38a3b gene encoding sodium-coupled neutral amino acid transporter 3 isoform X1: protein MEPVQSEMSILVNGKGHDLGDDMNVPMKTIAEEDPNGTQNRYDDPDGTLAENVEFLPGGEGKKPRFTDFEGKTSFGMSVFNLGNAIMGSGILGLAYAMSNTGIILFLFLLTAVAILSSYSIHLMLKASGVVGIRAYEQLGFRAFGTPGKMAAGIAITLQNIGAMSSYLFIVKSEFPLVIQAFLQADVNSGEWYLNGNYLVVLVSVSVILPLALMKQLGYLGYTSGFSLSCMVFFLISVIYKKFHIPCPFEEFMANNTAVHMLTTELPLTDSHHDAHMVDDAQCTPQMFTINSQTAYTIPILAFAFVCHPEVLPIYTELRNPSKKKMQQVSNISIFIMYVMYFLAALFGYLTFYENVEAELLHTYSKIEPYDTLILCVRLAVLTAVTLTVPIVLFPVRRAIQQMIFPNKTFNWIRHIIIAVTLLTFINMLVIFAPNILGIFGIIGATSAPCLIFIFPAVFYIRIVPKEDEPMRSKTKILAACFAGLGVLFMTMSLSFIIIDWTTGSSNSAGGH, encoded by the exons ATGGAGCCTGTCCAATCAGAGATGAGCATCCTGGTTAACGGGAAAGGTCATGACCTTGGGGACGATATGAATGTGCCAATGAAGACAATAGCAGAGGAAGACCC AAATGGCACTCAAAACAG ATATGATGATCCTGATGGAACCCTGGCTGAAAATGTGGAGTTTCTGCCTGGCGGTGAGGGCAAAAAGCCACGTTTCACTGAT TTTGAAGGAAAGACCTCTTTTGGCATGTCCGTCTTCAATCTCGGCAATGCTATCATGGGCAGTGGGATTCTGGGTCTGGCTTATGCTATGTCCAACACCGGCATCATCCTCTTTTT GTTCCTCCTCACAGCAGTTGCTATTCTTTCATCCTACTCCATTCACCTCATGCTAAAAGCCTCTGGTGTTGTGG GAATCAGAGCCTATGAGCAGCTGGGTTTCCGGGCTTTTGGGACACCTGGCAAAATGGCAGCTGGAATTGCTATAACACTGCAGAACATCGGAG CTATGTCCAGCTACCTGTTCATCGTCAAGTCTGAGTTTCCTCTGGTCATCCAGGCCTTCTTGCAGGCAGATGTCAACTCTGG AGAGTGGTATCTGAATGGCAACTATCTGGTGGTACtggtctctgtatctgtgaTTTTGCCTTTGGCCCTCATGAAGCAGCTCG GTTACCTTGGGTACACCAGTGGCTTCTCTCTCAGTTGCAtggttttcttcctcatttca GTCATTTATAAGAAATTCCACATTCCTTGCCCTTTCGAGGAGTTCATGGCCAATAACACAGCCGTCCACATGCTCACGACCGAGTTACCGTTGACCGACAGTCATCATGATGCACACATGGTGGACGATGCACAGTGCACGCCCCAAATGTTCACAATCAACTCTCAG ACTGCATACACCATACCGATTCTTGCCTTTGCCTTTGTGTGCCACCCGGAAGTGCTGCCCATCTACACTGAGCTGCGCAA CCCatctaaaaagaaaatgcagcagGTCTCCAACATCTCCATCTTCATTATGTACGTCATGTACTTCCTGGCTGCCCTGTTTGGCTATCTGACCTTCTACG AAAACGTTGAGGCCGAGCTGCTGCACACCTACAGCAAGATTGAACCCTACGACACTCTGATCCTGTGTGTGAGATTGGCTGTGCTCACCGCCGTCACACTGACTGTTCCGATCGTGCTGTTCCCT GTGCGCCGGGCCATTCAGCAGATGATCTTCCCCAACAAGACGTTCAACTGGATCCGTCACATCATCATCGCCGTCACCCTCCTCACCTTCATCAACATGCTCGTCATCTTTGCACCGAACATCCTCGGAATCTTTGGAATTATCG GTGCTACCTCTGCTCCCTgcctcatcttcatcttcccTGCTGTCTTTTACATCCGCATCGTCCCCAAAGAAGATGAACCCATGCGCTCCAAAACTAAAATCCTG gctgcCTGTTTTGCTGGTTTGGGTGTGCTGTTTATGACGATGAGTTTGAGCTTCATCATCATTGACTGGACTACAGGAAGCAGCAATTCTGCTGGTGGCCACTAG